One Halolamina litorea genomic window carries:
- a CDS encoding adenylyltransferase/cytidyltransferase family protein has translation MSEGDAADNDADPVRAVAQGTFDLIHPGHVHYLREAASVADELHVIVARDPNVTHKESPVLPARQRRDVVDAIDAVAEAHLGHESDIFVPIERIDPDVIVLGYDQHHDEEAVQAALDERGIDCEVTRAGPREPKYDDELLSTGRIIDRILERRG, from the coding sequence ATGAGCGAGGGCGACGCCGCCGACAACGATGCGGACCCGGTCCGAGCGGTCGCGCAGGGTACGTTCGACCTGATCCACCCCGGGCACGTCCACTACCTCCGGGAGGCGGCGTCCGTCGCGGACGAACTCCACGTCATCGTCGCTCGGGACCCGAACGTCACCCACAAGGAGTCGCCCGTCCTGCCCGCCCGCCAGCGCCGGGACGTCGTCGACGCCATCGACGCCGTCGCCGAGGCCCATCTCGGCCACGAGTCGGATATCTTCGTCCCCATCGAGCGGATCGACCCCGACGTGATCGTGCTTGGCTACGACCAGCACCACGACGAGGAAGCCGTCCAGGCGGCGCTCGACGAGCGAGGGATCGACTGTGAGGTGACCCGTGCCGGGCCGCGCGAGCCGAAGTACGACGACGAACTGCTCTCGACCGGCCGGATCATCGACCGCATCCTCGAACGCCGCGGTTAG
- a CDS encoding Mov34/MPN/PAD-1 family protein: MGLFRSGDVIGIADDALTFALEASRETHPDEYMGLLRGEPAAEYGLDHDGLLVTDVLIVPGTESNPVSATVKTSMIPNDFSSVGSIHSHPNGVLQPSQADLATFTKGQVHIIIGHPYGENDWVALDREGKRRSLPVYDVELDDGEEFFDFTQEDIDAELGLDGEEP; this comes from the coding sequence ATGGGACTGTTCCGGTCGGGCGATGTGATCGGCATCGCCGACGACGCCCTGACGTTCGCGCTCGAAGCGTCCCGCGAGACCCACCCCGACGAGTACATGGGGCTGCTCCGGGGCGAACCCGCCGCGGAGTACGGCCTCGACCACGACGGCCTGCTCGTCACTGACGTGCTGATCGTCCCCGGGACCGAGTCCAACCCCGTGAGCGCGACGGTCAAGACCAGCATGATCCCCAACGACTTCTCCTCGGTCGGATCGATCCACTCCCACCCGAACGGCGTCCTCCAGCCTTCACAGGCCGACCTCGCCACGTTCACCAAGGGGCAGGTCCACATCATCATCGGCCACCCGTACGGCGAGAACGACTGGGTCGCCCTCGACCGCGAGGGGAAGCGACGGAGCCTCCCGGTCTACGATGTCGAACTCGACGACGGCGAGGAGTTCTTCGACTTCACGCAGGAGGACATCGACGCCGAACTGGGCCTCGACGGGGAGGAGCCATGA
- a CDS encoding DHH family phosphoesterase, translating to MSENPVGEDADTTEGGSPSDRRDVPDDATLVYDLDPDCTVDDVAEGARYLVTVNGVVDYGVFVDVSDSVSGLVHESGLSGEYAVGDEFVVRLTEIRENGDIAFEEVDPADNQVVRVEHEPEITLIDDLRRGEDAVVEGELTQIKQTGGPTIFHVGDESGIVAAAAFEEAGVRAYPEAELGDVVRVAGEVGLHDGVRQLEVEDVTVLDGETAEAARERLDEARTERAGPEAVDPLVEWPEFEKLRPDLEDLARLLRRTVLEGRPIRVRHHADGDGMCAAVPVQRALENFIEEVHADPDAGRHLFKRLPSKAPFYEMEDVTRDLNFALEGRARHGQQLPFLLMLDNGSTEEDTPAYRNLAHYDMPIAVVDHHHPDPEAVDPLLDAHVNPYLYDEDYSITTGMMCVELARMIDPTITDDLRHVPAVAGVSDRSRADAMADYVDLAESEGYDRDDLDDIGEALDYAAHWLRYSSGHSVVNDVLNVGCDDEERHEELVEFLSGRAARDVDEQLDAVEDHVDHETLESDAHLYRIDLDRWAHRFTYPAPGKTTGELHDTKVQETGDPVITIGYGPDFAVLRSDGVRLDIPRMVEELNEELPGAGVSGGGHLVVGSIKFVKGRREQVIDALVEKMADAEIDEALSSTAAALDD from the coding sequence ATGAGCGAGAACCCTGTCGGCGAGGACGCCGACACCACCGAGGGCGGTTCGCCCTCGGACCGTCGGGATGTTCCCGACGACGCGACGCTTGTGTACGATCTCGATCCCGACTGTACCGTCGACGACGTTGCCGAGGGCGCCCGCTATCTCGTCACCGTCAACGGCGTGGTCGACTACGGCGTCTTCGTCGACGTCTCCGACTCCGTCTCGGGGCTGGTACACGAGTCCGGCCTCTCGGGGGAGTACGCGGTCGGCGACGAGTTCGTCGTCCGACTGACCGAGATCCGCGAGAACGGCGACATCGCGTTCGAGGAGGTCGACCCCGCCGACAACCAGGTCGTCCGCGTCGAACACGAACCCGAGATCACCCTCATCGACGACCTCCGCCGCGGCGAGGACGCCGTCGTCGAGGGCGAACTGACCCAGATCAAACAGACCGGCGGGCCGACGATCTTCCACGTCGGCGACGAAAGCGGCATCGTCGCCGCCGCGGCGTTCGAGGAGGCCGGCGTGCGCGCCTACCCCGAAGCCGAACTCGGCGACGTGGTCCGTGTGGCCGGCGAGGTCGGCCTCCACGACGGCGTCCGCCAACTGGAAGTCGAGGACGTGACTGTGCTCGACGGCGAGACCGCCGAGGCTGCTCGCGAGCGACTCGACGAGGCCCGAACCGAGCGCGCCGGCCCCGAGGCCGTCGACCCGCTGGTCGAGTGGCCCGAGTTCGAGAAGCTCCGACCGGACCTCGAGGACCTCGCGCGCCTGCTCCGCCGGACGGTGCTCGAAGGGCGCCCGATCCGCGTGCGCCACCACGCCGACGGCGACGGGATGTGCGCCGCGGTCCCGGTCCAGCGCGCCCTGGAGAACTTCATCGAGGAGGTCCACGCCGACCCCGACGCCGGCCGCCACCTGTTCAAGCGACTCCCCTCGAAGGCGCCGTTCTACGAGATGGAGGACGTGACCCGCGACCTCAACTTCGCGCTGGAGGGTCGCGCCCGCCACGGCCAGCAACTCCCGTTCCTGCTGATGCTGGACAACGGGAGCACCGAGGAGGACACCCCAGCTTACCGGAACCTCGCTCACTACGACATGCCCATCGCGGTCGTCGACCACCACCACCCCGACCCCGAGGCCGTCGACCCGCTGCTCGACGCCCACGTCAACCCCTACCTCTACGACGAGGACTACAGCATCACCACGGGGATGATGTGTGTCGAACTCGCGCGGATGATCGACCCGACGATCACCGACGACCTGCGACACGTCCCGGCCGTCGCCGGCGTCTCGGACCGGTCCCGCGCCGACGCGATGGCCGACTACGTCGACCTCGCCGAGTCCGAGGGGTACGACCGCGACGACCTCGACGACATCGGTGAGGCGCTCGACTACGCGGCCCACTGGCTGCGCTACTCCAGCGGCCACTCGGTCGTCAACGACGTGCTCAACGTCGGCTGCGACGACGAGGAGCGCCACGAGGAACTGGTCGAGTTCCTCTCCGGGCGCGCGGCCCGCGACGTCGACGAACAGCTCGACGCCGTCGAGGACCACGTCGACCACGAGACGCTCGAAAGCGACGCCCACCTCTACCGGATCGACCTCGACCGCTGGGCCCACCGCTTCACCTACCCCGCCCCGGGGAAGACGACCGGCGAACTCCACGACACGAAGGTCCAGGAGACCGGCGACCCGGTCATCACGATCGGCTACGGCCCGGACTTCGCCGTCCTCCGGAGTGACGGCGTCCGACTCGACATCCCGCGGATGGTCGAGGAACTCAACGAGGAACTGCCCGGCGCCGGCGTCTCCGGCGGCGGCCACCTCGTTGTCGGCTCGATCAAGTTCGTGAAGGGCCGCCGCGAGCAGGTGATCGACGCGCTGGTCGAGAAGATGGCCGACGCGGAGATCGACGAGGCGCTCTCGTCGACGGCCGCGGCGCTGGACGACTGA
- a CDS encoding phospholipase D-like domain-containing protein, translating to MARRQPAAEGSRTSRRAATLAVCALLVLPALGGGAVAALDARDGADGERGEPDGAILELYPDPVRGNDAGEYVLLSLPEPGNWSVSDGESAVRLRNRSGRVLVTDEPGSIPPGAGAGPNGTLPVVVDDGLELSNGGESVTLRRDGAVVQRVDYGESTEGERYLPASDEWRPVGFEPRDAVHTCPTNATAFLLPDSPEVPIETLRGADERLLLAGYTFSSQRVADVLVRAADRGVDVRVLVEAAPVGGISTRQARTLDRLFAAGVDVRVGGVGAARFNYHHPKYAVADDRALVLTENWKPAGTGGAASRGWGVRTENGSTADALASLFRDDADAIDTRGWPAFREGRQFERVPAANGSYPTGFAPERVHARNVTLLTAPGNAETELVSAIDGAEERIDVLQPSLGRQANSLVEATLRAAQRGVEVRVLLSGAWYVAEENAALVAWLNGWAERTDAPLTARVAEPAGRYEKIHAKGLLIDDDLAVVGSLNWNENSATENREVALALHGPEPVAFYRESFDADWRGGEGSRTWLFAAGAVAAVVVAGLVAVRSLDFAAVEE from the coding sequence GTGGCGCGACGACAGCCCGCCGCCGAGGGATCCCGAACGAGCCGGAGAGCCGCGACGCTGGCCGTCTGTGCGTTGCTGGTCCTCCCGGCTCTCGGGGGCGGCGCTGTCGCCGCACTCGACGCGCGGGACGGCGCCGACGGGGAACGAGGCGAGCCCGACGGCGCGATCCTCGAACTCTACCCCGATCCGGTCCGCGGGAACGACGCCGGCGAGTACGTCCTCCTCTCGCTCCCGGAGCCCGGGAACTGGAGCGTCTCCGACGGCGAGTCCGCCGTCCGGCTCCGGAACCGCTCCGGCCGGGTGCTCGTCACGGACGAACCGGGGTCGATCCCGCCCGGAGCCGGCGCCGGCCCGAACGGGACACTACCGGTCGTCGTCGACGACGGGCTCGAACTCTCGAACGGCGGTGAGTCGGTGACGCTGCGCCGCGACGGCGCGGTTGTCCAGCGTGTGGACTACGGCGAGAGTACGGAGGGCGAGCGCTACCTCCCGGCGAGCGACGAGTGGCGACCCGTCGGCTTCGAGCCACGCGACGCGGTCCACACTTGCCCGACGAACGCCACTGCGTTCCTCCTCCCCGACTCGCCCGAGGTGCCGATCGAGACGCTCCGGGGCGCCGACGAACGGCTGCTACTCGCGGGCTACACGTTCTCCTCGCAGCGGGTTGCCGACGTACTGGTTCGCGCCGCCGATCGTGGCGTTGACGTTCGCGTGCTGGTGGAAGCGGCCCCCGTCGGCGGGATTTCGACCCGACAGGCCCGAACTCTCGACCGGCTCTTCGCCGCGGGCGTCGACGTTCGCGTCGGCGGCGTCGGCGCGGCGCGGTTCAACTACCACCACCCGAAGTACGCCGTCGCCGACGATCGGGCGCTCGTGCTCACGGAGAACTGGAAGCCCGCCGGCACCGGCGGCGCCGCGAGTCGCGGCTGGGGCGTGCGGACCGAGAACGGCTCGACGGCCGACGCGCTCGCGAGCCTGTTCCGCGACGACGCCGACGCGATCGACACCCGAGGGTGGCCGGCGTTCCGTGAGGGCCGGCAGTTCGAGCGTGTCCCGGCCGCGAACGGGAGCTACCCGACCGGGTTCGCTCCCGAGCGGGTCCACGCGAGGAACGTCACGCTGCTGACCGCGCCGGGGAACGCCGAAACAGAACTGGTGTCGGCCATCGACGGCGCCGAGGAGCGCATCGACGTGCTCCAGCCCAGCCTCGGCCGGCAGGCCAACTCGCTCGTCGAGGCGACGCTGCGGGCCGCACAGCGAGGTGTGGAGGTCCGCGTCCTCCTATCCGGAGCGTGGTACGTCGCCGAGGAGAACGCCGCGTTGGTCGCGTGGCTGAACGGCTGGGCCGAGCGCACGGACGCCCCGCTCACCGCCCGGGTCGCCGAACCCGCCGGCCGCTACGAGAAGATTCACGCGAAGGGGCTGCTGATCGACGACGACCTCGCGGTGGTGGGCTCGCTCAACTGGAACGAGAACAGCGCGACGGAGAACCGCGAGGTGGCGCTCGCACTCCACGGCCCCGAGCCGGTCGCGTTCTACCGCGAGAGCTTCGACGCCGACTGGCGTGGTGGGGAGGGGAGTCGAACGTGGCTGTTCGCGGCGGGCGCCGTCGCGGCGGTCGTCGTCGCCGGGCTGGTGGCGGTGCGGTCGCTCGATTTCGCAGCGGTGGAAGAATGA
- a CDS encoding DUF7111 family protein, with product MSDHEGATERTSGDVTARYTEEAGERRLDFDREGRTASIAQNIDGYAMLKVRNGPDGDELERYYGFDMALDHAAELLGVGVNDLPIPEPAADMGM from the coding sequence ATGAGCGACCACGAGGGCGCGACCGAGCGCACGTCGGGTGACGTGACCGCCCGCTACACCGAGGAAGCCGGGGAGCGCCGACTGGACTTCGACCGCGAGGGCCGCACCGCCTCGATCGCCCAGAACATCGACGGCTACGCGATGCTGAAGGTCCGGAACGGCCCGGACGGCGACGAACTCGAACGCTACTACGGCTTCGACATGGCGCTCGACCACGCCGCGGAACTGCTGGGCGTCGGCGTCAACGACCTCCCGATCCCCGAGCCCGCGGCGGACATGGGGATGTAG